Proteins from one Stenotrophomonas aracearum genomic window:
- the cyoC gene encoding cytochrome o ubiquinol oxidase subunit III — protein MSSTIANTVNHGHAAHAAAHGHDDHEHHDTGENTVFGFWVYLMSDCLIFASLFATYIVLAGGTNGGPGPKDLFDLTFVAWETTLLLVSSLTFGLGMIALHKHKVGQMYLWLGLTWLLGFGFMVMEVWEFNHLIHEGFGPDHSAFLSAFFALVGTHGLHVSAGLLWLLIMFIQIKQNGLTPTNKTRMACLSLFWHFLDLIWIGVFSVVYLKGAL, from the coding sequence ATGAGCAGCACTATCGCCAACACCGTGAACCACGGGCACGCCGCGCACGCGGCGGCCCATGGCCATGACGACCACGAACACCACGACACCGGCGAGAACACCGTCTTCGGTTTCTGGGTGTACCTGATGAGCGACTGCCTCATCTTCGCCAGCCTGTTCGCGACCTATATCGTGCTGGCCGGCGGCACCAACGGTGGCCCGGGTCCGAAGGACCTGTTCGACCTGACCTTCGTAGCGTGGGAAACCACGCTGCTGCTGGTGTCCTCGCTGACCTTCGGCCTGGGCATGATCGCGCTGCACAAGCACAAGGTCGGCCAGATGTACCTGTGGCTGGGCCTGACCTGGCTGCTGGGCTTCGGCTTTATGGTCATGGAAGTGTGGGAGTTCAACCACCTCATCCATGAGGGCTTCGGTCCGGACCACAGTGCGTTCCTGTCGGCGTTCTTCGCGCTGGTGGGCACCCACGGCCTGCACGTGAGCGCCGGCCTGCTGTGGCTGCTGATCATGTTCATCCAGATCAAGCAGAACGGCCTGACCCCGACCAACAAGACCCGCATGGCGTGCCTGAGCCTGTTCTGGCACTTCCTGGACCTGATCTGGATCGGCGTGTTCTCCGTCGTCTACCTGAAGGGAGCGCTGTAA
- the cyoD gene encoding cytochrome o ubiquinol oxidase subunit IV, which translates to MAHDNHAHDHGHGAAGESHGSVKSYLVGFLLAAVLTIIPFWAVMKGGLPVFTTGVIIIVAAILQIFVHLVFFLHLNRSSEQRWNVSAAAFTVVVIGIIVAGTLWVMHNMNMHMMH; encoded by the coding sequence ATGGCACATGACAATCACGCACACGACCACGGCCACGGCGCCGCTGGCGAGAGCCACGGCAGCGTCAAGTCGTACCTGGTCGGTTTCCTGTTGGCGGCGGTGCTCACCATCATCCCGTTCTGGGCCGTGATGAAGGGCGGCCTGCCGGTGTTCACCACCGGTGTGATCATCATCGTGGCCGCGATCCTGCAGATCTTCGTGCACCTGGTGTTCTTCCTGCACCTGAACCGCTCGTCGGAACAGCGCTGGAACGTCAGTGCGGCGGCCTTCACCGTCGTGGTGATCGGCATCATCGTCGCCGGCACGCTGTGGGTCATGCACAACATGAACATGCACATGATGCATTGA
- a CDS encoding putative bifunctional diguanylate cyclase/phosphodiesterase — MTGTYSQSLVVFSLLVAILASYTALDMAGRLASTEGRVARWWLAGGAAAMGLGIWSMHFVGMLAFHLPIPVGYDLAITLYSLAASVGASAYALWLVSHAALPWPRLIAGAVLMGLGIACMHYLGMAAMRMEPGIEYDPWWFAASLLIAIVAAGAALWIAFRLRTETRRPMLLRGLASLVMGLAIVGMHYTGMAAAHFPEGSICGAVYADGLDTKWLAVLVIVTTLGTLGIALIASLFDRQMRTRTGMLAESLAQANEKLMQAALHDPLTQLPNRMLLQDRIEQTIEKAKRRNFSFAVMFCDLDGFKAVNDAYGHQTGDKLLIQVSERVKGLLRGHDTFARLGGDEFVIVIQLDVPEDAAEIAERIIATVGEPFEIDGVELQVTASLGIAMYPTDATTERELMAHADAAMYHTKDSGRNGHTFFTEAMHVSANRQLKLLQELRRAMQRDEMVLHYQPKFRADGGGVIGAEALVRWQHPGLGLLGPDTFIPIAERSGLILQLGDWVLDQACAQLRQWHDAGHPDWSMAVNLSPLQFASTNLLETVKTTLEKHALAPHFLTLEVTETTAMQDVEASLQILHGLTEMGVKISIDDFGTGYSSLLYLKRMPATELKIDRAFVRELEENAEDAAIVSSIVALGRSLQLQIVAEGVETAGQRAYLNELGCDLLQGYHLGKPVDAEEFLRNAA; from the coding sequence ATGACCGGCACCTACAGCCAGAGTCTCGTCGTTTTCTCGCTGCTGGTTGCCATCCTCGCCTCCTACACGGCGCTGGACATGGCCGGCCGCCTGGCCAGCACCGAAGGCCGCGTGGCGCGCTGGTGGCTGGCCGGTGGCGCCGCCGCCATGGGCCTGGGCATCTGGTCCATGCACTTCGTGGGCATGCTGGCCTTCCACCTGCCCATTCCGGTCGGCTACGACCTGGCCATTACCCTGTACTCGCTGGCGGCGTCGGTCGGCGCCTCGGCCTACGCGCTCTGGCTGGTCTCGCACGCCGCACTGCCGTGGCCACGGCTCATAGCAGGCGCGGTGTTGATGGGGCTTGGAATCGCCTGCATGCACTACCTCGGCATGGCCGCCATGCGCATGGAACCGGGCATCGAGTATGACCCGTGGTGGTTCGCCGCTTCGCTCCTGATTGCCATCGTTGCGGCCGGCGCGGCCCTGTGGATCGCCTTCCGCCTGCGCACCGAAACGCGCCGCCCGATGCTGCTGCGCGGGCTGGCCTCGCTGGTGATGGGATTGGCCATCGTCGGCATGCACTACACCGGCATGGCCGCAGCCCACTTCCCCGAAGGCAGCATCTGCGGCGCCGTCTACGCCGACGGCCTGGATACCAAATGGCTGGCAGTGCTGGTCATCGTCACTACCCTGGGCACGCTGGGCATCGCGCTGATCGCCTCGCTGTTCGACCGCCAGATGCGCACCCGCACCGGCATGCTGGCCGAGTCACTGGCCCAGGCCAACGAGAAGCTCATGCAGGCCGCCCTGCACGACCCGCTGACCCAGCTGCCCAACCGCATGCTGCTGCAGGACCGTATCGAGCAGACCATCGAGAAGGCCAAGCGCCGCAACTTCAGCTTCGCGGTGATGTTCTGCGACCTCGACGGATTCAAGGCGGTCAACGACGCCTACGGCCACCAGACCGGCGACAAACTGCTGATCCAGGTCAGCGAACGGGTCAAGGGGCTGCTGCGCGGCCACGACACCTTCGCGCGGCTGGGCGGCGACGAGTTCGTCATCGTGATCCAGCTGGACGTACCGGAAGATGCGGCCGAAATCGCCGAGCGCATCATCGCCACGGTGGGCGAGCCGTTCGAGATCGACGGCGTGGAGCTGCAGGTCACCGCCAGCCTGGGCATCGCGATGTACCCGACCGACGCCACCACCGAGCGCGAGCTGATGGCGCACGCCGACGCGGCGATGTACCACACCAAGGACTCGGGCCGGAACGGGCATACGTTCTTCACCGAAGCCATGCACGTCAGCGCCAACCGCCAGCTCAAGCTGCTGCAGGAGCTGCGCCGCGCGATGCAGCGCGATGAAATGGTGCTGCATTACCAGCCCAAGTTCCGCGCCGACGGCGGCGGCGTGATCGGGGCGGAAGCCTTGGTGCGCTGGCAGCATCCGGGTCTGGGCTTGCTGGGCCCGGACACCTTCATTCCCATCGCCGAGCGCAGCGGCCTGATCCTGCAGCTGGGCGACTGGGTGCTGGACCAGGCCTGCGCGCAGCTGCGGCAGTGGCACGACGCCGGGCATCCGGACTGGTCGATGGCGGTGAACCTTTCGCCGCTGCAGTTCGCCTCGACCAATCTGCTCGAAACGGTGAAGACCACGCTCGAAAAGCACGCGTTGGCGCCGCACTTCCTCACCCTGGAAGTGACCGAGACCACGGCGATGCAGGACGTGGAAGCGAGCCTGCAGATCCTGCATGGCCTGACCGAGATGGGGGTGAAGATATCCATCGACGACTTCGGCACCGGCTATTCCAGCCTGCTCTACCTCAAGCGCATGCCGGCCACCGAACTGAAGATCGACCGCGCCTTCGTGCGCGAACTGGAAGAGAACGCCGAGGATGCGGCGATCGTTTCCTCGATCGTCGCACTGGGCCGCTCGCTGCAGCTGCAGATCGTGGCCGAGGGCGTGGAGACCGCCGGGCAACGCGCGTACCTCAACGAGCTGGGCTGCGACCTGCTGCAGGGGTATCACCTGGGCAAGCCGGTAGACGCCGAGGAGTTCCTGCGCAACGCCGCGTGA
- the radA gene encoding DNA repair protein RadA, whose product MAKRLTAYVCTECGAEYSKWQGQCTECGAWNVLSEITLESAVAAKSPAARRSGWAGKVDAPKIMALKDVQQTEHLRVSTGIGEFDRVLGGGLVEGAVVLVGGDPGIGKSTLLLQAVAKMAAGLPVLYITGEESLSQVAGRAVRLDLPLDNVHALAETQVEAILQHASAAKPKLIVADSVQTLWTESLTAAPGSVSQVRESAARLVRFAKETGTAVFLVGHVTKEGGIAGPRVLEHMVDAVLYFEGESGSRFRLLRAFKNRFGAVNELGVFAMGEKGLKEVSNPSAIFLSGGSTRQPGSCVMVTREGTRPLLVEVQALVDASPLSNPRRVAVGLEQNRLAMLLAVLHRHGGVLVGDQDVFVNVVGGIRVQETAVDLPVLLAVLSSLQDRPLAEKTIAFGEVGLSGEIRPVPNGEDRLREAATHGFKRAIVPKANAPKTGSVKGMEVIAVERLSEAIDAI is encoded by the coding sequence ATGGCCAAGCGGCTTACCGCCTACGTGTGCACCGAGTGCGGCGCGGAATACAGCAAGTGGCAGGGACAGTGCACCGAATGCGGCGCCTGGAACGTGCTGAGCGAAATCACGCTGGAAAGCGCGGTGGCTGCCAAGTCGCCCGCCGCGCGCCGCTCGGGCTGGGCCGGCAAGGTCGATGCGCCGAAGATCATGGCGCTCAAGGACGTGCAGCAGACCGAACACCTGCGCGTGAGCACCGGCATCGGCGAGTTCGACCGCGTGCTCGGCGGCGGCCTGGTCGAAGGCGCGGTGGTGCTGGTCGGTGGCGACCCGGGCATCGGCAAGTCGACGCTGCTGCTGCAGGCGGTGGCGAAGATGGCCGCCGGCTTGCCGGTGCTGTACATCACCGGCGAGGAGTCGCTGTCGCAGGTGGCCGGGCGCGCGGTGCGGCTGGACCTGCCGCTGGACAACGTCCACGCGCTGGCCGAAACCCAGGTGGAGGCCATCCTGCAGCACGCCAGCGCGGCCAAGCCGAAGCTGATCGTGGCGGACTCGGTGCAGACACTCTGGACCGAATCGCTCACTGCTGCGCCGGGCTCGGTGAGCCAGGTCCGCGAGAGTGCGGCGCGGCTGGTGCGGTTTGCCAAGGAAACCGGCACCGCCGTGTTCCTGGTTGGCCACGTGACCAAGGAGGGCGGCATCGCCGGCCCGCGCGTGCTCGAGCACATGGTGGACGCGGTGCTGTACTTCGAAGGCGAGAGCGGCAGCCGCTTCCGCCTGCTGCGCGCCTTCAAGAACCGCTTCGGTGCGGTCAACGAGCTGGGCGTGTTCGCGATGGGCGAGAAGGGCCTGAAGGAAGTCTCCAACCCTTCGGCGATCTTCCTCTCCGGCGGCAGCACCCGTCAGCCGGGCAGCTGCGTGATGGTCACCCGCGAAGGCACCCGGCCGCTGCTGGTTGAAGTGCAGGCACTGGTGGACGCCTCGCCACTGTCCAACCCGCGCCGCGTGGCGGTGGGCCTGGAACAGAACCGGCTGGCGATGCTGCTGGCGGTACTGCACCGCCACGGCGGAGTGCTGGTCGGCGACCAGGACGTGTTCGTGAACGTGGTGGGCGGCATCCGCGTGCAGGAAACCGCCGTGGACCTGCCGGTGCTGCTGGCGGTGCTGTCGTCCCTGCAGGACCGGCCGCTCGCCGAGAAGACGATTGCTTTTGGCGAAGTCGGCCTTTCCGGCGAGATCCGGCCGGTACCCAACGGCGAAGACCGCCTGCGCGAAGCCGCCACGCATGGCTTCAAGCGCGCCATCGTACCCAAGGCGAACGCGCCGAAGACCGGCAGCGTGAAAGGCATGGAAGTAATCGCGGTAGAGCGTCTGTCAGAGGCCATCGACGCGATCTGA
- a CDS encoding ATP-binding protein: MQDDALDVTGPSEIRRAGVDLNGLMTVLGKHLYSTPVVALRELVQNAHDSLLRRRLEQPGWQEAGRIEVRGDAANGIVRIIDTGAGLTQQEIHDYLATVGVGYTRGLRQAGADDEGLIGMFGLGFLSAFVLARRVTVRTTSYQQPALGHCYVSSNAEQYTVSPMPARAVGTEVVLELHPGYAHLAQESRLRDILARYCALLGEPIHIGQDPRAVNPEPPPWRPRAGVALHPLQAQRRALEFAAQFERSFEPIACMPLGAGVQSDAVGLLWVQDGATYGTSDNRNLSVFVRGMLLDDDARDLLPPWAGFIGGVIESGRLTPTASREDLQRDDIYHAVQHALSEALIDGLAGIAMQQPEAWRRILARHNEALLGASLCDERLFSLLLEHVRIPSSHGDVKAGELRSGGAVHVILDSGGGFEEMLFRAMGVPVAHGNRYAVVPFLRRWAQAKGVRLVELGTEQGNRALFRTDTLPEVELDWLQTHLGDGEQLLPAHFSPLELPVVVVPDRDAELKRRLEDDENNKRVSTAALRLARQFTARITARSPTRLYLNLDNPAVRALLAAMRADHPQAAAAARLLRSVKVILGAQGRAQDDGVASGDLNRAFGGIADAVQQMLQAR, encoded by the coding sequence ATGCAAGACGACGCCCTGGATGTGACCGGCCCCAGCGAGATCCGCCGCGCCGGGGTCGACCTCAATGGATTGATGACGGTCCTCGGCAAGCACCTGTACTCCACTCCCGTGGTGGCGTTGCGCGAGCTGGTACAGAACGCGCACGATTCGCTGCTGCGGCGGCGCCTGGAGCAGCCTGGCTGGCAGGAAGCCGGCCGGATCGAGGTGCGCGGCGACGCGGCCAACGGCATCGTGCGCATCATCGATACCGGTGCGGGCCTGACCCAGCAGGAGATCCACGATTACCTGGCTACGGTGGGCGTGGGCTATACGCGCGGCCTGCGCCAGGCGGGCGCCGACGACGAAGGGTTGATCGGCATGTTCGGGCTGGGGTTCCTTTCCGCGTTCGTACTGGCGCGTCGGGTGACCGTGCGCACCACGTCCTACCAGCAGCCCGCGCTGGGCCACTGCTATGTCTCCAGCAATGCGGAGCAGTACACGGTGTCGCCGATGCCGGCCCGCGCGGTCGGCACCGAGGTGGTGCTGGAACTGCATCCCGGCTACGCCCATCTCGCGCAGGAGTCCAGGCTGCGCGACATCCTGGCACGCTACTGCGCGTTGCTGGGCGAACCGATCCACATCGGCCAGGACCCGCGCGCGGTCAATCCCGAGCCGCCGCCCTGGCGCCCACGGGCGGGGGTCGCACTGCACCCACTGCAGGCGCAGCGCCGCGCGCTGGAGTTTGCCGCGCAGTTCGAGCGCAGTTTCGAACCCATTGCCTGCATGCCGCTGGGTGCCGGAGTTCAGAGCGACGCGGTGGGGCTCCTATGGGTACAGGATGGCGCAACCTACGGCACCAGCGACAACCGCAACCTGTCGGTGTTCGTGCGCGGGATGCTGCTGGACGACGATGCGCGCGATCTCCTGCCGCCCTGGGCCGGCTTCATCGGCGGCGTCATAGAGTCCGGCCGACTGACGCCCACCGCCAGCCGCGAAGATCTGCAGCGCGATGACATCTACCACGCGGTCCAGCACGCCTTGTCGGAAGCGCTGATCGACGGGCTGGCAGGCATCGCCATGCAGCAGCCCGAGGCCTGGCGCCGGATACTGGCGCGGCACAATGAAGCGCTGCTGGGCGCATCACTCTGCGATGAGCGCCTGTTTTCGCTGCTGCTCGAGCACGTACGCATCCCCAGCTCGCACGGCGATGTCAAGGCCGGTGAGCTGAGGTCGGGGGGCGCGGTCCACGTGATCCTGGACAGCGGCGGCGGTTTCGAGGAAATGCTGTTCCGTGCGATGGGTGTACCGGTGGCGCATGGCAACCGCTATGCGGTGGTGCCTTTCCTGCGCCGCTGGGCCCAGGCCAAGGGCGTTCGCCTGGTAGAGCTGGGCACCGAACAGGGAAACCGGGCGCTGTTCCGTACCGACACCCTGCCAGAGGTGGAGCTCGACTGGTTGCAGACGCACCTGGGCGACGGTGAGCAGCTGCTGCCCGCGCACTTCAGCCCGCTCGAGCTGCCGGTGGTGGTGGTGCCTGATCGCGATGCCGAGCTGAAGCGCCGCCTGGAAGACGACGAAAACAACAAGCGCGTCTCGACGGCCGCGCTGCGCCTGGCGCGCCAGTTCACCGCCCGGATTACCGCGCGGTCACCCACGCGCCTGTACCTCAACCTGGACAATCCGGCCGTGCGCGCGCTGCTGGCCGCAATGCGCGCCGACCACCCGCAGGCGGCTGCGGCTGCGCGCCTGCTGCGCTCGGTGAAGGTCATCCTCGGCGCGCAGGGGCGCGCGCAGGACGACGGCGTGGCCAGTGGTGATCTCAATCGGGCATTCGGCGGCATTGCCGATGCGGTGCAGCAGATGCTGCAGGCGCGCTGA